Proteins encoded by one window of Arachis hypogaea cultivar Tifrunner chromosome 1, arahy.Tifrunner.gnm2.J5K5, whole genome shotgun sequence:
- the LOC112704003 gene encoding uncharacterized protein: MMDGKSEIPTKLDYYDDMWKLQSTATLLSHFKGEDGRDVLILDRTIFYPQGGGQPADHGFVRIGNGVDSSDSGSAIKFVVTDVRSKDGVVFHYGFFENMVGEAESQLHKGKEVSLFVDESRRKLNSRLHSAGHLLDVCLPRIGLGHLEPGKAYHFADGPWVEYKGTVPQNEMQNKQKDLELEANNLISMGAKVHADILPYDEAAKLCGGCLPDYVPKESAPRIVRIGENPGCPCGGTHVTDISDIIQVKVSQIRSKKGLTKVSYNVVSSLKI; the protein is encoded by the exons ATGATGGATGGAAAGAGTGAGATTCCGACGAAGCTGGATTATTACGATGACATGTGGAAGCTTCAATCCACTGCCACACTCCTTTCGCATTTCAAG GGAGAAGATGGAAGAGATGTATTGATATTGGATCGTACTATATTCTATCCGCAAGGAGGTGGTCAACCTGCTGACCATGGATTCGTCCGCATTGGCAATGGCGTTGACTCTTCCGATTCAGGCTCAGCCATCAAGTTTGTGGTTACTGATGTCCGATCCAAAGATGGCGTT GTTTTTCATTATGGTTTCTTTGAGAACATGGTTGGGGAAGCAGAATCCCAACTTCACAAAGGGAAGGAGGTCTCACTATTTGTTGATGAGTCCAGGCGCAAGCTCAATTCCAG GTTGCATTCAGCAGGGCATTTGCTTGATGTTTGTCTTCCAAGAATAGGATTAGGTCATTTAGAGCCTGGCAAAGCTTACCATTTTGCTGATGG GCCTTGGGTTGAATACAAAGGTACAGTTCCACAAAATGAAATGCAGAATAAGCAAAAGGATTTAGAGTTGGAAGCTAATAATTTAATTTCCATGGGAGCAAAA GTTCATGCTGATATATTACCATATGATGAAGCTGCTAAGCTTTGTGGTGGTTGTCTTCCTGATTATGTTCCCAAG GAAAGCGCACCTCGAATTGTAAGGATAGGAGAGAATCCTGGGTGCCCCTGTGGTGGTACACATGTTACTGATATTTCAGACATCATACAAGTTAAG GTTTCCCAAATTCGCTCAAAGAAAGGACTGACAAAAGTCTCATATAATGTTGTATCAAGTCTCAAGATATAG
- the LOC112704014 gene encoding F-box protein At1g67340 produces MADLGVINNKKQMKKMKKKKKKQVGQDHVFPSSCSFSSGIKFLPNELLVEIFGKVASQSIVDLCKVKLSCKEFLNAAENDHVYQRASMENFSLVPLPWFTEQKECWFLKRCRESGNLEIAYREGMVEYFSSGDVDRGLEKLKKAAMNGHDEGKYVYSMILMCSDKERKQGLELFLTLNASTCIRRCRKRVKYFVRSMWLNNIPMLNHHSFLCSSNTCQTSGKMMLNYNLNLSTKWWSSSDQDQWLRTISCHYCLADYELLLFSHIFQPHY; encoded by the coding sequence ATGGCTGATTTGGGTGTCATCAATAACAAGAAgcagatgaagaagatgaagaagaagaagaagaagcaagtaGGTCAGGATCATGTGTtcccttcttcttgttctttctctTCTGGCATAAAATTCCTTCCGAATGAGTTGTTGGTGGAGATTTTCGGGAAGGTGGCATCACAATCCATTGTTGATCTGTGCAAGGTGAAACTGAGTTGCAAGGAATTTCTGAATGCGGCGGAGAACGATCACGTGTATCAGCGTGCATCCATGGAGAACTTTTCCCTGGTGCCACTTCCATGGTTCACCGAGCAGAAAGAATGTTGGTTCTTGAAGCGGTGTAGAGAAAGTGGGAATTTGGAGATTGCATATCGTGAAGGAATGGTGGAATATTTCAGTTCCGGCGACGTTGATCGGGGTCTCGAGAAATTGAAGAAGGCTGCAATGAACGGTCACGATGAAGGGAAGTATGTTTATTCAATGATTCTGATGTGCAGCGATAAAGAGAGAAAACAGGGACTTGAACTGTTTCTTACGTTGAATGCGTCCACGTGCATAAGAAGGTGTAGAAAGAGGGTTAAGTATTTTGTTAGGAGCATGTGGCTCAATAACATTCCTATGCTTAATCATCATTCTTTCTTGTGTTCTTCCAACACATGCCAAACCAGTGGCAAAATGATGCTCAATTATAATCTTAATCTTTCAACAAAATGGTGGTCTTCCTCCGATCAAGATCAATGGCTTCGTACTATTTCCTGTCACTACTGCCTTGCAGATTATGAACTACTTTTATTTTCCCATATCTTCCAACCACATTATTAG